In Cydia strobilella chromosome 6, ilCydStro3.1, whole genome shotgun sequence, one DNA window encodes the following:
- the LOC134742304 gene encoding uncharacterized protein LOC134742304, with protein MMEVIDAKVLLKLILSVLYVSIVDSVSSNCQTPFNSSDCGLPSTVVYTYYSPSSICYPDLWRGCPTYNKFENEDECLKSCVMYFGVTEPMPKKMDAIASKVQVKTNTKSQSVKINRCDVPLNTSRCSKHMKLVYTYSDEIKSCVIALWSGCPTENMFPDITSCQDNCQEKKDNKLKSKDKSNVQQASNVLELVIKESNALNTDNKLVQNNEYKMQEVPIDLKNLIKKTNAPNEENKIERNDKSKVQKPSNVPKKLIKKITALDKENKLDEKDIFKVQKIPNVFKKLLEKMEALKKEKKSGKNIDLNAKAYFIYKLVEANMELDERTEHRVDFMLLDEYLV; from the exons ATGATGGAAGTGATCGATGCTAAGGTGctattaaaattgattttatcaGTTCTTTATGTATCCATTGTTGATTCAG TGTCCTCCAACTGCCAGACTCCTTTCAACAGCAGCGACTGCGGGCTGCCCTCTACTGTCGTATACACTTACTATAGCCCCAGTTCCATTTGCTACCCGGACTTATGGCGGGGGTGTCCGACCTACAACAAGTTCGAGAACGAGGACGAGTGCTTAAAATCCTGTGTTATgtattttggagtaactgagcCTATGCCGAAGAAAATGGATGCTATTGCTAGTAAAGTGCAGG TAAAAACCAACACGAAAAGTCAGTCAGTAAAAATCAACCGATGTGATGTCCCTCTCAACACCAGTCGTTGCTCTAAACACATGAAGTTAGTTTACACATACAGTGATGAAATAAAATCCTGCGTTATAGCATTGTGGTCAGGATGTCCTACTGAAAACATGTTTCCTGACATCACGTCGTGTCAGGATAACTGTCAAGAAAAGAAGGACAATAAACTGAAATCAAAAGATAAATCCAACGTACAACAAGCTTCTAATGTTCTTGAGCTGGTGATTAAGGAATCGAATGCACTGAATACAGATAACAAACTGGtacaaaataatgaatataagaTGCAAGAAGTTCCGATTGATCTTAAGAATTTGATAAAGAAAACTAATGCACCaaatgaagaaaataaaattgaacgaAATGATAAATCCAAGGTACAAAAACCTTCGAATGTCCCGAAGAAGTTGATTAAGAAAATTACTGCACTggataaagaaaataaactggATGAAAAGGATATATTCAAGGTACAAAAAATTCCAAATGTTTTTAAGAAGTTGCTTGAGAAAATGGAAGCattgaaaaaagaaaagaaatctGGTAAAAACATTGATTTGAACGCGAAAGCCTACTTTATATATAAACTTGTAGAAGCTAATATGGAATTGGATGAACGCACTGAACATAGAGTTGATTTCATGTTACTTGACGAATATTTAGTTtag